The genomic stretch ATTGGACTTCACCCGAGAACGTCAGGTTCTTCACCGGCGTCCAGCGGGTGATGACACCGAGCTGCGAGACGTTGAAGTCCGGGTTGCAGGTGTAGGTGACGCCGGCGCCGGGATGGCCGGCCGCGAAAGCCGCGCAATACGCGCCCTTGGCGGTCGACAGGTCGCCCACCGCGCCGTCGTAACGCACGGAGGAGTAGCTGCCGAACAGGCTCGACGACCAGTAGGGATCCCAGTTGTGGTTGAACGCACCACGGATGCCCCAGGCCTTGGTCAGCTTCAGATCGCCTGTGCCGCCGGAGGAAGTCGGCAACCAGACTGCGTCCGTCGTCGCACCGATGCCGATGCTCTGATAGGCGCCGGGCGCGCTGGTGCTGCCGAACATCGCGAAGTTCGGCGAAGCGCTGCTGGTCGCGATCACGTTCTTTGTGTCGCCGACCGCATAGGACGCATCGACCTTGATGTCGTCGCCCGCACCGGTCGGGATGTTCTTGATGTTCAACGCCGCCATCACCGAACCGCCCCACTTGGTCTCGGGGTGGCCGGAGATTTCCGACAGCGCGGTCGGAGAACCGTTGGCCACGCCAACGGCGCCAGCGGGAGCCGCAACCGTGTTCAGGATGTTGTAGGAGCCGGAGACTTCATGCGCAGCACCCGAAATCTGGAACAGGCCCCAGGCCTGGTCGACTTTGATATTGCCGACGATGTCGGGAGCATGCGTGCCGGCATAAGCGTTGGCGCTGGTGCCGAGTGCGCCGACGCCACCGACGCCAACTCCGCTCGGTCCCAGATTGTAGACCGCGGTGCGATCCCACACGGTCGGATCGTCGAGACCGATGCTGGCCGATACGCCGTTGCCGAACTGGGCGGTGTACTGGATGTTGTTCACGCCGGTGTCGGTATTGTTGCCGCCGAGCAGGTTCGAACTGATGTTGCCCGGGAAACCATTCCACGGCGTCGAGTAGGCCGAGGAAGACTTACCGAAGGTGAAGCCGGCGAACTGGATGAACACGTACTCGACGGCGACGTAACCTTCGCCGGGCTGGTTCAGCAGGCTCGTATTGGTGCCTGCACTCGGCGATGCCGTGAAGTTGGCCGGATTGACCGTGGTGCTGCCCTGGGTCGAGAACTGCATGTCGGCCTGACCGAAGGTGCGGACAACGCCGTATTCGGTCGCGGTGCGGGTATCGACCGTCAGCGCCATACGCGAACGGGAGGCGAAGTAGTCGCGATAGCGATTGCCCTGGCCGATGTCGCCGTTCCAGGCCGGCGTACCGTGGATGCCGCCGTTGAACGTGGTGTCGACGCGGAGATAACCACCCAGCTTGATGCAGGTGTCGGTACCCGGAATGTAGAAGAAGCCGGCGCCGTACAACGAGCAGATCCTCACGTATTCGACCGCTTTGGCCTTGACGGGAAGATCAGCCGCCTGGGCTCCCGAGGCGGCGAGAAGCGCCGCCGCCGAGCCGAGGACTAAATTTCTGATCGTATTCATTCTGTCTCTCCGATTGGATCGCCACACTCGTCCAGCAGGCGTAGATCCGTACGTTAAGCGATAGCGCAGAACAAATTTTTGGGAATGACAAACACGTGACGTGCCGCGCTTCGCTGGCCGCTGTGATGTTTGTGCAACGCACGCTCCGTATTTACCCGCGGCGCGGCGATCAACGGTAAAGGGAGATGGCGCATGATGCGGATTTGCCGCGAAATCGCGCAATGCCGCTTATATTATGAGCATCATTTCAAGCGCCGCGGCGGACATGATTCGATCACGTGCCGCGCGCGCCGCAGCGGATAAAGGATGACGGTAGTAATATTCCAAATAACGGCGCTGATTTGGAATGAAAGACTGATCTGGAGTGAAGGACTTGTCTAAAATAAAGGATCTGGCGCCAATGAAAACCCCGCCCGCTGGGGATCAGCGGACGGGGCAGTTCAGAGCAACAGCAACGCACGATTCGGGATGCGTTGCCTAGCTGAATATATTCACCCGAAACATGATGGGAAGAAGACAGCACAACGCCACGATGTTGTGATCGGATCATTCACCCGTGGATCAGACGCCAGGCGATCGCGCCCAATGCGCCTACCCAAAGAATGATCGCGGCGCTGGCCTGGATTCCAAAACCCCGGCCGCGTTTGGCCGCGGCTTCCGAATAGCCGATCAGGTACAGGATACGGCCGGCGATCCAGACAACGCCAAGCCCGGCTGCGACGGCATCGCTGATGTAGACGGCAAACAGCCACAGCGAGGGCAGGAAGATCGGCATCCATTCGAGTGTGTTCATCTGCACGCGAAACACCCGTTCAAAATCGGGATTGCCGGAGGTCGCAGGCACCTTGATGCCGAACGCGGCGCGCGCTTTCGAGACCTGGATGGAGGTGAAGAAATAAAACAGTATGGCAAGGCACGTGACGAGCGCGGTGAAATGATACATCGCAAAATCCCCCTTTTCGGCGTGGCGGCTTAATAGCCCGTCATCTCCAGATATCCTAACCCTGCGTGGCTGCCGGAAAAGCGGATCGGGCCTTCCCAATAGGGAAAGCTTGTACCCATCCAGCTTCGCGCGTTCAGCGGGACGCATTCGATCGTGAGCGCCAGTTTTGGAATGGCGATGCGCCATGTCGTCGGAATCTTGCGGCCTTCGATCTCGGTAAAGGCCTGCGGCGTCATGGTGAGATCGGCGGAGGCGATCTGCTGTGCGTTACCGTCACGCGTAAACCATTTGCCGGAGCCGTAATTGCCGTCGGTCTGGCGCATTCGATAGAGCATCAGCTTTTCGCCGGAGTTCAGATGCAGCGACAGCCAGTCCCAGCCGCTTTGATCCGGCGCGAGCGGCTGGCTGCTCCACTCGCGGTCCAGCCAAGCCTGGCCGGTGACCTCGGCTTGCCTGTCGTCGATGGTGATGCTGCCGGTCACAGCGAAATAGGGCTGGCTGTAATAATACGACGCCTGTTCGCGCTCCGATTTTCGGCTGTAGCCGCCATCGCCCTGCAGCACGAGTGGCCGATCCGCATCGAGGCGCAGCGCGTAGCTGAAATCGGCACCCGATGCGTTGAGGGCGAGCGGCGCGATGTTGGCCGCGTTCATCGCGGGCAGCCCGCGCATTTCCCAGGAATCGATCCAGGCCAGGTAAGGGCTTGCCTCGACACCGGCCTGGCCGATGCCGCCGCGGGCAAAGGTCTCGCTGGTCCGGTGCAACTGCGCTGAAGTCACCGCAGCGTGCCCCATCCAGATCTGCTGATTGGCCCAGCCTTCGAGCTCGGCGCCCGCTGCGATCGCCTGCCGAAACAGCGTCCACTGCACGCCGTAGGCAATTCCTTTTGAGTCGACGAGATTGGCCGTCACGTACCACCATTCGATCCGAAATCCCGGATGCGGGCCGTGATCGGCTGGAAACACAAACGCCTTGCCGGGAACGACGGGCGCAAATCCGCTGGCGGTTTCGCCAAGCCCGGCAAAGCCCTGCGCAAAAGCCTTGCCGCCGAGCCCGAGCAGCAGCGCGCCGGCCGCAAAACCGCGGCGGGATATCGTG from Bradyrhizobium sp. Ash2021 encodes the following:
- a CDS encoding MAPEG family protein — its product is MYHFTALVTCLAILFYFFTSIQVSKARAAFGIKVPATSGNPDFERVFRVQMNTLEWMPIFLPSLWLFAVYISDAVAAGLGVVWIAGRILYLIGYSEAAAKRGRGFGIQASAAIILWVGALGAIAWRLIHG
- a CDS encoding lipocalin-like domain-containing protein, which codes for MSGSGTISRRGFAAGALLLGLGGKAFAQGFAGLGETASGFAPVVPGKAFVFPADHGPHPGFRIEWWYVTANLVDSKGIAYGVQWTLFRQAIAAGAELEGWANQQIWMGHAAVTSAQLHRTSETFARGGIGQAGVEASPYLAWIDSWEMRGLPAMNAANIAPLALNASGADFSYALRLDADRPLVLQGDGGYSRKSEREQASYYYSQPYFAVTGSITIDDRQAEVTGQAWLDREWSSQPLAPDQSGWDWLSLHLNSGEKLMLYRMRQTDGNYGSGKWFTRDGNAQQIASADLTMTPQAFTEIEGRKIPTTWRIAIPKLALTIECVPLNARSWMGTSFPYWEGPIRFSGSHAGLGYLEMTGY
- a CDS encoding porin; amino-acid sequence: MNTIRNLVLGSAAALLAASGAQAADLPVKAKAVEYVRICSLYGAGFFYIPGTDTCIKLGGYLRVDTTFNGGIHGTPAWNGDIGQGNRYRDYFASRSRMALTVDTRTATEYGVVRTFGQADMQFSTQGSTTVNPANFTASPSAGTNTSLLNQPGEGYVAVEYVFIQFAGFTFGKSSSAYSTPWNGFPGNISSNLLGGNNTDTGVNNIQYTAQFGNGVSASIGLDDPTVWDRTAVYNLGPSGVGVGGVGALGTSANAYAGTHAPDIVGNIKVDQAWGLFQISGAAHEVSGSYNILNTVAAPAGAVGVANGSPTALSEISGHPETKWGGSVMAALNIKNIPTGAGDDIKVDASYAVGDTKNVIATSSASPNFAMFGSTSAPGAYQSIGIGATTDAVWLPTSSGGTGDLKLTKAWGIRGAFNHNWDPYWSSSLFGSYSSVRYDGAVGDLSTAKGAYCAAFAAGHPGAGVTYTCNPDFNVSQLGVITRWTPVKNLTFSGEVQWFHLDQKYSGTSTFGPGAPKPTATYEFKDQNTVLLQLRAQRNF